A segment of the Vicia villosa cultivar HV-30 ecotype Madison, WI unplaced genomic scaffold, Vvil1.0 ctg.000858F_1_1, whole genome shotgun sequence genome:
ATTTACATTGGTATCCTGTACAAGATATTTGATACTACTAGccattgttttattaaaaatgtttCTATACAATAGAATTCATCAAGGATGTCACGTTGACTTAGCATGTTAATGAGTAGTATCAATTTAGGTTGCTTTTTTCCTCTTTCCTGTTGAACTCATGTACTATGCAATTCTCATGATTTTTCTAAACTAACATGCTGTTTGGAAACAAATGTCATTTATTTATGTAGAGCGCTATAGAAACTTACATGCTGCTGGAAATCTTTTCGGTTTTCTTACCACGCTGCTGGAAAACAGACTGTGCAAAATCAATTCATCATATGCATAAAACTATATTCTACACAATATCAGTCATGGGATTCTTAATGTATTCTTTTTCTGAAACTGTATTCACATTTCTGATGTTGTGTTTTCTATACAGGCATACCCGCAAAATACCAATCACTTATATTCGTGTAATCAATCAATTGAAGACCATAGTAGACAGAATTAGAAGATTGCATTATCATCTTCTTTGAAGAGGTAAATTTGTCATTCTTCCAACATTGAACTTAGTTGGTTTTTGGTCATGATCTTTGcttattattctaattttttatgtcaaaataaagTTGGTTTATAGGCACTTATTTGATGTTGAAATAAaagtttttgttttcatttctaTAAAGATGATTTGTCTGAGACTATGTTTCCTTTTTTTAATGTCTGCTACAATATTGCTTTAAATTAAGCCACAATCATATCTGTGTCATTTTGGTTCATTATTTTGTTTACATTTCATATTTCAATAGATAtatcattaaaatattaaattgcaAGTTTTATAATCAGTTGATATCTACGTCAATGTATCGTAGTTTTATCAATACATttcattataatataaaaatgcaATTACATTTACCCGTGCGTCAGACGCACGGGTATCTAACTAGTTAGTTCATTAAATTCACTTATTAAGTTGTCGTTTTATTTCTCAAATAAAAAGAATCGTCGTTTCGGAAAAGATACATATATGCTAAAGAAGTGGTGAGTGAGCGAGTGGCGCTATTTCGTATTGCCAACTTCTGAGTGAGTACTGGCAGTGGTTTCTCAACTTGtctcatttttttctctctcatcgTGCTTTTGTGcatttttctttctctcattGCACACTTTTGCTGGTTTTTCTCTCACAGGAAGTGGGTTAGATATCCAACAACCGATTAAAAGGTTTCTGGTTCTTTTTTCCATTTCTACTTCAAATTTGTTGAATCTGATCTTAATTTGCACGTTAAATAAGGTTTAAAATTGTATCAGTGTCAGACACATGCGCCGACacttgtgattatgtttaatttattcattttttctaatTATTACGGGTGTCATTGTGTCAGTGTCGGGGTCGTGTTCGGGGTGTCTGTGCTTCATTATGGTGAATAATTGATAATGAACTCTTATAAGAATaagcattttaatttttaattttaccaTGTTTTGATATTTGTGCTGTGTAATATAtgaactaaatttttaattttttgttagaaTGAAAAAGGACTCGTGGGATTTCGGCAAAAAAAAGGTGTCTGGAAATTTTCCCGAGGATGGTGCCATCTTCATGTCAAACCGGAGCACTTTGAAAGAATGTTTTCAGAGGAATTTGTTTGGGTTGCCAGATAGTTTCGCTGATTTCGTTCACAACATCAAGGCAGGAATGATTTTGTTCCTTTTCGAATTTGAAGCAAGGAAGCTTTATGGGGTTTTTAAAGCGATCTCAGATGGTGGCATGAACATTGTTCCTCATGCATATGTTTCATCAGGAAAGCAGTACCCTTCACAGGTTGTAATCTGTATTTTCATATTATGCTTGCCTTTTTCCAACTCATTCCCACAGATTTGGCACAAATTGATGTTATATTTTTACCTATATTTTGCTTTTCCTATTATTTTGATaagattttatttttagaatattCTTATCTTTATGAGTTCATATATATGTTTATGGTTTTGACCAGGTTAAATTCACCACAATCTTACGTTGTGACCCTCTTTCTGAAGATGAATTTTGTGATGTTATTCGAGATAACTATTTTACCACCTACAAATTCAACTTTGGTTTGTCCAAAGATCAGGTATgttctttttcaacttttgtttgGGCTTCTTGCACTGTTTTACTTTTTCTATTCAAGAAAACATTGTGACCCTCGTTGTTTTACTGGCAGGTTGAAAATCTTATGTGGATATTCAACTCAAGAAAACATGAAGTTCCGCACTCTCTTCATCAGAagagaaggaaaaaaagaaagtGGGATTTTCAGATTATAGAAAACGAACTAATAAAAGAGAGGTTTACCAACACTCAGAAAAAGAGGCTCGTCATGAACCACGGAGCATCAGTAGCTGCTGAGCAAGAGGTGGAAAAGCTTTCTTTGTCTCCCAAGTCTTGTGAAAAGTTTGAAAGCATCCAATTCAATATTGATGATGCTTATGATCCTGAAAACCCTGGCTTTAATCATTCTTTAGGATCTGGGGCTCACTCTGCTGCTAGCTTTGAATCACGTGAGCTTTCTAcatttcaaaagaagaaaggaaaCCTCCATATTCTTGAGGAAGAGACTGAAGATTTTATACCCTTGTGTTCTACAGACAATTCTGACCTTGAAGAAGGGGAGCTTGATAACTATAGCGAATGCTCAGAAGAGAAACAGACAGAGTTAGACATGCTTGCCGAAAATGAATTTTCTTATATCCCTGTACCGCGATTTCTGATGAGTGATAAAGAATCTAACAGGTTATGTGACTCTTCACCCACTGCTGTAAGCAGTTTACACTCCAAAGATGAAACGGACACCCTTCCCTCAAAGGGGTTGTATTCCGATAAAACCAAAAATAGAACCAGTGTGTTTTCCAGGTTAAATTTTTCGTCAAAGGGTATTCCTTCAAAGAATCAGAATGATATCAATGGAAAGGACCTTGCAGAGTATCACTGTCAATATGAATATGAGAAAATGGAAGAGGTCACTCGACAGATTGAAGATGGCAGAATGTATAAAAGAGCTAGTGTGTTTATGCGCTTGACCAGTGTTTCAGATGCTGTTCCCCAAATCCATTGTATGACAGGACTGTATGACCGAACTAGAGGGTGCATGAACGGTAAGTAGGAAAGTAAATTTTCAGAATTTGAAGTGTTTTTCAATCCAGGTCTCCTAATCGTTGTCCTATGctcatttaaatatatataatgccAAACACAATTATCTAATATGTTTTGGTCTGTAAACTGTTGTGGAAATGCTGATGACCAGGTAATTTCTAGACGGAGAGATGAAAGGAGACAGCGGAGGAGACTGCGAATCAATGGTGGTTGGATATCTCCAAAGGACACCAAcatttaagtgagaagttgttcAGTGAGGGTGAGGCTAATAGAATAAAAGTTTACTACATGGATTTTAGGTGCTCATAGTAACTCAATCAAATACTTTTGGTGGAAGAGTTGTTAGTTCAGCAATCATCTCATGCGTTTACCGGTGCCAGGTACAGCACGAAGTGTGATCCTAAATTTTAAGGTGTGTGTGGTTCCTGATTTGGGATGCACTTTTGAGTTAGGCCTCCAGGTATAACTTGGAACCGTCTGCACTTTGCGTAAGTGGTAAAATGTAGAAATGATAGAGGAGAAAAACATCTCTCTAAATTGTATGACACATTTTCCTTTTTAGATTTCAAATGATTTAGATTTTAGACAATACCAATTGATTTTGATTGGACGACTATAAAAACAGCATCTgcaattaaaaaaagaaagtaaatgtATACTTGTTGACTAATAATGAAatgatataattttaaaaatgatttaaagttaaaatatattaatataaaattcttaataagatttatttaataatcaTTTTAGATGTTATGTCTTTGAcaccacttaattttttttaatgttattttataCTTAACCAAGCGTTTGGGCTCGAGTGGCAAACGAGTTTATACAAAGGACGATATTCGAGAAATACCGAGTTCGATTTCTGGAAGAAATAACGCGTGGTTAGTGCACATGCCTCCGTAAATGCAATTTATTAAAAACTCAAATAAGTTTCACTTTACCTTCAATGCACCTcacaaattaattatatatttaaagtacATAATTCTATTTTGTTTGCCAAAGAAACACTAGTAAGGTAAATTCCTGATACTGAAGGACCAAGACATAACAAAATAAACTCCAATTATGCAATTATCTGATTCTGATGCATTAAGCATCTCAGTTCCTCGACCACGAGCACATGAAAATTGATCAAGTTCATTTATATGTATAACGAAATGCATTCCTTCTTTTACACGTATTTTGGATTGGCTCGACAAGAAGGGAGGACCCAATCCACATCCACTCTGGGACGGCCCAACGACCTAGGCCCAATCACTTATGGGCAGAAAGAGCGCTCTTTCTTCTGCCCGTCTCCAAGCTATCCATGATCTGGATGACCATATCAACTCCAACACCACTGACCGAATATCAGGCTCCTCGAATCTCACCCCCCGTCGATCAAGAACACTCCTCTTCTCGAACAACAGTTGGATTCGAGCAGTCTCCCAGTATTCCTAAGTTTACTCCTAAAATCCTGGCAGTCACGCGTTTTGGGCCTAAATCCACGATCCAGCCCAAAACACGGACTGTTAGCCACGCGGTGGGGGTAATATATAAACCCTCTCCCTCGAGAGAGTCAAGTAACACAATTTCATAACCCTAAACACTAATTCGTATTTGTGCGCCTACTGACTTGATCGTCGGAGTATCTTGTAGGTACACCCCTTCCTCATCGTCATCAACAATGTGCAAGACGTTCATGGCCCTTTTCTGGTTATGGTCCTCAAGTCAGTAAACACCCATCTGATCGAACCCGCTCTTGCTCAAAGCCCTGCACCAATCAGATCTCAGTTCCTCGCCCACGAGCACATGAAAATTGATCAAGTTTGTATATATACATAACATAATGCATTCCTTCTTTTACACCAATTTGATCGAACCCGCTCCTGCTCAAAGCCATGCACCAATCGGATCTCAGTTCCTCGCCCACGGACACATgaaaactaggggtggcaaacagaCATGTCCGCCTCGTTTAGTCCCGCTCCGCAAAAACTCGCGAAACAATGGGGCGGGGCGAGCATATTTGAGAGTGCGGATCTAAAACCTTGTCCCGCCCCGTAAAAAAGTGAGGGTGGGGCGGGGAAGGCCCGCGGGCATTGAACCTtataggcctaaaaatagtaaaattgtatgaaaaagttcatgcccgcaaaagcccgcaaaaaatggagcggggcggggcgggcacattaaaAGGAGTGGGTCTAAAATCTTGTCCCGCCCCGCAAAAAGGTGCGGGCAAAATGGGCTTTCCCCGCAGgccggacccgttttgccacccctaatgaaAACTGATCAAGTTTGTATATATGTATAACATAATGCATTCCTTCTTTTACACCCATCTAACCGAACCCGCTTCTACTCAAAGCCCTGCACCTATCGGATCTAGGTTCCTCGCCCACGGGCACATGAAAATTGGTCAAGTTTGTATATATGTATAACATAATGCATTCCTTCTTTTACACCCGTCTGATCGAACTCGCTCCTGCTCAAAGCCATGCACCAATCGGATCTCAGCTCCTCGCCCACAAGCACATGAAAACTGATCAAGTTTGTATATATGTATAACATTATGCATTCCTTCTGTTACACCCATCTGACCGAACCTGCTCCTGCTCAAAGCCCTGCACCAATCGGATCTCAGTTCCTCTCCCACGAGCACATGAAAATTGATTAAGTTtgtatatatgtataacaaaatgCATTCCTTCTCTTACACTCATCTGACCGAACCCACTCCTGCTCAAAGCCCTGCACCAACCGGAGACGCGCAAGCTGAAATTCCCAGCCAGAAACACAAACAAATTGTCTCCACCAACTTGGGAAAGCAAGGACCAGTTACTCGGCAGACAAAACACCCTGCTGTAGAAAATAAGAACAATAAAAACTGAATAGTGTATTAGTCCCCCAAACTGCAACTAATGAACTGACGCCTCTCAGCAAAAACTGATTGTATATCAGTCCCCCAAACTGCAACTAATGAAACGAAGCCTTTGAAAAACAGAGGCAGACCTCCAGAGGCCAAAAACCAGAAAACTCGAACATGGTGGGTAATCCTAGCAAGCGAAGAAGCGCTTCCAGACTGCAAACAGAACCACAAAGAGACCGATAAATTAAAACTTCTGCAATTATATCGTTGTCACGAGTGGACTGATACGACGACTATACTAATGCAGACCCGAACAGGAGAAACACACCTACAAGTTGGAGAACAACGCGTGAACTTCAGAAATGATCCACACAACCAAAAACAGTTTTAGAATCCAAATACCATAAAGTAACATTATATTCAATGTACTTGATTTAATTTTCAGCCAATTCCAAGGCCAAGATATAGCAAATTCAACCATGTTGTACAGATTAATTTCCTCATTTTTAAACAGTTTCTCATTTCTTGATATTCATATGAACCATATACAAGCGAACCAAATCACCCTAACTCTCGCATAAAAAGTTCTTCCACAACCAATTAAGCCTTCAAATTGTTGAAAGTTTAGTCCTTCTTTACGGAATGCCGTTGAGATGCCCAATCAATTTGCAATATGATATCAGATACCTGCAAAAAATAGACATTCAAAGAATAGGGGGAAACCGATTCCTGAATCCCACTACCACTACAACACAATAAAGATCCTTGACCAATGACACCTCTCATAAATAGATTATCTTTTAtagaaattttattttgaaaaacctcAAAATGAGACAGGAGATTTTTAACGGAATATATTTATTCCAAATCTTCAACCACAGGAGATTGGTCAAGCAAGATCTAGCCTATGTGATCTTCTTAAAGGTTCGttttactgaatattcattagcGAATGCACTATCCCCTATTTCTAAACGATTTAAATCAGACAACCGAAGAGAGTTATCTCTCCCTCCACATCTGACGGATTCATCAATATCTTCATATCTATTAGCTAACATTTTATACAAAAGATATCTTTTTTCCGATCTAAATTTCCAAACCCATTTACCTAAAAAAGAATCATTGAAAACTCTCAATTTTTTTATACCCAAACCCCCTATTCTAATGGTCCACACACCTTATCCCATTTCACCCAATTTATTTTTCTCTCCTCCTCTCTCATACCCCTTAAGAATTGTTTAAACATATCAAATTTTGAAATGATACTTAACGGAGCCTTCAAGAAAGAAAGATAATAGACCAGGATAGTTGACAAGATTGATTTGTTAATAACCACCCAACATCTGATGGGCAGTTGGTTTTGCCTCCATCTCGACAATTTGCCCCAA
Coding sequences within it:
- the LOC131631720 gene encoding uncharacterized protein LOC131631720 — encoded protein: MKKDSWDFGKKKVSGNFPEDGAIFMSNRSTLKECFQRNLFGLPDSFADFVHNIKAGMILFLFEFEARKLYGVFKAISDGGMNIVPHAYVSSGKQYPSQVKFTTILRCDPLSEDEFCDVIRDNYFTTYKFNFGLSKDQVENLMWIFNSRKHEVPHSLHQKRRKKRKWDFQIIENELIKERFTNTQKKRLVMNHGASVAAEQEVEKLSLSPKSCEKFESIQFNIDDAYDPENPGFNHSLGSGAHSAASFESRELSTFQKKKGNLHILEEETEDFIPLCSTDNSDLEEGELDNYSECSEEKQTELDMLAENEFSYIPVPRFLMSDKESNRLCDSSPTAVSSLHSKDETDTLPSKGLYSDKTKNRTSVFSRLNFSSKGIPSKNQNDINGKDLAEYHCQYEYEKMEEVTRQIEDGRMYKRASVFMRLTSVSDAVPQIHCMTGLYDRTRGCMNGNF